In Stigmatella erecta, the following proteins share a genomic window:
- a CDS encoding right-handed parallel beta-helix repeat-containing protein: protein MRFRAALVAFGSAAVFAGLASCGKAELTQQERGARPGDTGTVQVPAPGGSAPAEPGPVSPAPAPDETPSPAPEVPVPPEAEEPPPPPEFSRILWVSPQGADAAEGSQAKPFRTVAKALSVVRPGEAVFLETGTYSERLKLEERGGGTDRMLTVKAAPGASPVFKGGSGNGTPMIDVRGAYWRIEGLTLDLAGDRAFAVFWRGKGAHHGILRGSILKNGTEGAGVSIAESASDVLIEDNEIHHFKKSGEDSHGVAVQTTARNVVVRSNDIHHNSGDGVQCLGPEGGATVEGTPFDNLLVEDNALHENQENGVDIKTCTRVTLRHNTIWGHQRTATSAGEGVVVHLSASDVTVEDNTVRANGRGIVVGGVRVNAPPARIVVRRNLVLDGDGSGDNDGLGIRVDTATDVKVQHNTVWNMPGACLVFGHGTSGPTKTLDVRNNVLAGCAVTLRGGDDRSGVVMDRNLYFRSGGKAVFRRESEDLDLDGWRAATGLDAHSVEKAPAFVDVDSEDFTPGPDSPAKDSGADLGLSFCGQAPDRGAVEADCP, encoded by the coding sequence ATGCGTTTCAGAGCGGCCCTCGTGGCCTTCGGCAGTGCTGCCGTCTTCGCGGGCCTCGCCTCCTGCGGCAAGGCGGAGCTGACGCAGCAGGAGCGGGGCGCCCGCCCCGGTGACACGGGCACCGTCCAGGTTCCCGCTCCCGGCGGGTCCGCGCCGGCGGAGCCCGGTCCCGTGTCCCCGGCGCCTGCTCCGGACGAGACGCCTTCCCCCGCGCCCGAAGTGCCGGTTCCTCCGGAGGCCGAGGAGCCGCCGCCTCCCCCCGAGTTCTCCCGCATCCTCTGGGTCTCGCCCCAGGGCGCCGACGCCGCGGAGGGCTCGCAAGCGAAGCCCTTCCGCACCGTGGCCAAGGCGCTCTCCGTGGTGCGGCCCGGCGAGGCCGTCTTCCTCGAGACGGGCACCTACTCCGAGCGGTTGAAGCTGGAGGAGCGCGGCGGGGGCACGGACCGGATGCTCACGGTGAAGGCCGCGCCCGGCGCCTCGCCCGTCTTCAAGGGGGGCTCGGGCAATGGCACGCCGATGATCGACGTGCGCGGCGCGTACTGGCGCATCGAAGGGCTCACCCTGGACCTGGCGGGGGACCGGGCCTTCGCGGTGTTCTGGCGCGGCAAGGGGGCCCACCACGGCATCCTGCGCGGCAGCATCCTGAAGAACGGCACCGAGGGCGCGGGCGTCAGCATCGCCGAGTCCGCCAGCGACGTGCTCATCGAGGACAACGAGATCCACCACTTCAAGAAAAGTGGCGAGGACAGCCACGGCGTCGCGGTGCAGACGACGGCGCGCAACGTGGTGGTGCGGAGCAACGACATCCACCACAACTCTGGCGACGGCGTGCAGTGCCTGGGCCCCGAGGGCGGCGCGACGGTGGAGGGCACCCCCTTCGACAACCTGCTCGTGGAGGACAACGCGCTGCACGAGAACCAGGAGAACGGCGTGGACATCAAGACGTGCACCCGCGTCACCCTGCGCCACAACACCATCTGGGGCCACCAGCGCACCGCCACCTCGGCGGGGGAGGGCGTGGTGGTGCACCTGTCCGCCAGCGACGTCACCGTGGAGGACAACACCGTGCGCGCCAACGGGCGCGGCATCGTCGTGGGCGGTGTGCGCGTGAACGCGCCCCCGGCCCGCATCGTGGTGCGCCGCAACCTCGTGCTCGACGGGGACGGCTCCGGTGACAACGATGGGCTCGGCATCCGGGTGGACACGGCCACGGACGTGAAGGTGCAGCACAACACCGTGTGGAACATGCCGGGTGCGTGCCTGGTGTTCGGCCACGGCACGTCCGGCCCCACGAAGACGTTGGATGTGCGCAACAACGTGCTCGCCGGCTGTGCCGTCACCCTGCGCGGGGGAGACGACCGCAGCGGGGTGGTGATGGACCGCAACCTCTACTTCCGGTCCGGGGGCAAGGCCGTCTTCCGCCGCGAGTCCGAGGACCTGGACCTGGACGGGTGGCGGGCCGCGACGGGGCTGGATGCCCACTCGGTGGAGAAGGCCCCCGCCTTCGTGGACGTGGATTCCGAGGACTTCACGCCGGGGCCGGACTCTCCCGCCAAGGACTCGGGGGCGGACCTGGGCCTGTCCTTCTGTGGACAGGCTCCGGACCGGGGCGCGGTCGAGGCGGACTGCCCCTAA
- a CDS encoding GreA/GreB family elongation factor translates to MSKAFTKEDSEGREGLLLPRPRPASGEKRYITPEGYRALQEELARLQGPGASEEEPKALGAADRKRERERRVHLLTETLDEVQVVAPEPAQEGRVFFGAWVMVEDEEGAEATYRIVGPDEADVKAGRLSVESPLARALLGKEVGESVQVERPRGAVEYTVTGVAYTAPTH, encoded by the coding sequence ATGTCGAAGGCATTCACCAAGGAAGACAGCGAGGGGCGCGAGGGGCTCCTCCTGCCCCGGCCTCGCCCGGCCTCGGGGGAGAAGCGCTACATCACCCCGGAGGGCTACCGGGCACTCCAGGAAGAGCTGGCCCGGCTGCAAGGCCCTGGGGCAAGCGAGGAAGAGCCGAAGGCCCTGGGGGCCGCTGACCGCAAGCGGGAGCGGGAGCGGCGCGTGCACCTGCTCACGGAGACGCTGGACGAAGTCCAGGTGGTGGCGCCCGAGCCCGCCCAGGAGGGCCGGGTCTTCTTCGGCGCCTGGGTGATGGTGGAGGACGAGGAGGGCGCGGAAGCGACGTACCGCATCGTCGGGCCGGATGAGGCGGACGTGAAGGCGGGGCGGCTGAGCGTGGAGTCCCCCCTGGCGCGGGCCCTGCTGGGCAAGGAGGTGGGGGAGTCCGTGCAGGTGGAGCGGCCGCGGGGCGCGGTGGAGTACACCGTCACCGGGGTGGCCTACACGGCGCCCACCCACTGA
- a CDS encoding GAF domain-containing sensor histidine kinase, which produces MKSDFRVVRRTEGPPPEAFQALFEVLDEPLALCDGSMRLQAANPPFVRFCTVHGTTPEGMVAGMVQTLSQEPSLVPEDGDSSDVEVPLPGRRCVLLTVARRGDTVAVRGRLEPGRLMVAERALLEQARTEGVLLDLSRSVAEASGEEELVAAVARGVKELFPSRTFCIRIVDARTCGLTSLYAEGRLKDGAHEPLVLKRSAVARTHLEMARLPPDRVTVAREVPLIFTGTALGVSAPLVASGQLFGAINMEYPEGLEADVSHDERVLLQLANQVAVAVRNAKLIDELTFVRKYLEDLLERANALILVANRDRQVVVFNQALVALTGFTKEEVLGKDVFAFIPEDEQLRFGAMLSAAMRGERVNSFETRLRSRDREVRVAFATSHMLTTQGEVEGVIAIGQDITVVKELEKRIIHAEKLASIGQLAASVVHEINNPMTAVAAYAESLLMNARLRPNSTSEQEKLKKIRESSDRILRFTRDLVSYARPAKEKPEHVPLESILDQAVGYCEHVVAHAKVAVERDYVPLPPISAVRTNLVQVFVNLITNACHAMTAGGKVVLSTGREGEDAVVRVSDTGTGIDPKHLGHIFDPFFTTKEEGKGTGLGLSIVQGIVESHGGRITVDSTLGQGTVFILRLPLAKP; this is translated from the coding sequence ATGAAGAGTGACTTCCGGGTGGTGCGCAGGACCGAGGGGCCCCCGCCGGAGGCCTTCCAGGCCCTCTTCGAGGTGCTGGACGAGCCGCTGGCGCTGTGTGACGGCTCCATGCGGCTGCAGGCCGCCAACCCGCCCTTCGTGCGCTTCTGCACCGTGCACGGCACCACGCCCGAGGGCATGGTGGCCGGCATGGTGCAGACGCTCTCCCAGGAGCCCAGCCTGGTGCCCGAGGACGGGGACAGCTCGGATGTGGAGGTGCCGCTGCCGGGCCGCCGCTGCGTGCTGCTGACCGTGGCGCGCCGGGGCGACACGGTGGCGGTGCGCGGCCGGCTGGAGCCCGGGCGGCTCATGGTGGCCGAGCGCGCCCTGCTGGAGCAGGCCCGCACGGAAGGGGTGCTGCTCGACCTGAGCCGCAGCGTGGCGGAGGCCAGCGGCGAGGAGGAGCTGGTGGCGGCGGTGGCGCGCGGGGTGAAGGAGCTGTTCCCCAGCCGCACCTTCTGCATCCGCATCGTGGATGCGCGCACGTGCGGCCTCACCTCGCTCTACGCCGAGGGGCGGCTGAAGGACGGCGCCCACGAGCCCCTGGTGCTCAAGCGCAGCGCGGTGGCCCGCACCCACCTGGAGATGGCGCGGCTGCCCCCGGACCGGGTGACGGTGGCCCGGGAGGTGCCGCTCATCTTCACCGGGACGGCGCTGGGGGTGAGCGCGCCGCTGGTGGCCAGCGGCCAGCTCTTCGGCGCCATCAACATGGAGTACCCCGAGGGGCTCGAGGCGGACGTCTCCCACGACGAGCGCGTGCTGCTGCAGCTGGCCAACCAGGTGGCGGTGGCGGTGCGCAACGCCAAGCTCATCGACGAGCTGACGTTCGTGCGCAAGTACCTGGAGGATCTGCTGGAGCGGGCCAATGCCCTCATCCTCGTGGCGAACCGGGACCGGCAGGTGGTGGTGTTCAACCAGGCGCTCGTGGCGCTCACCGGCTTCACCAAGGAGGAGGTGCTGGGCAAGGACGTGTTCGCCTTCATCCCCGAGGATGAGCAGCTGCGCTTCGGCGCCATGCTGTCGGCGGCCATGCGCGGCGAGCGGGTGAACAGCTTCGAGACGCGGCTGCGCTCGCGCGACCGCGAGGTGCGCGTGGCGTTCGCCACCTCCCACATGCTCACGACCCAGGGAGAAGTCGAGGGCGTCATCGCCATCGGGCAGGACATCACCGTCGTCAAGGAGCTGGAGAAGCGCATCATCCACGCGGAGAAGCTGGCCTCCATCGGCCAGCTCGCCGCCAGTGTGGTGCATGAAATCAACAACCCCATGACGGCGGTGGCCGCCTACGCCGAGTCGCTGCTGATGAACGCGCGGCTGCGCCCCAACTCCACCTCCGAGCAGGAGAAGCTGAAGAAGATCCGCGAGAGCAGCGACCGCATCCTGCGCTTCACGCGGGATCTGGTCTCCTACGCGCGGCCCGCCAAGGAGAAGCCGGAGCACGTCCCGCTGGAGTCCATCCTGGATCAGGCCGTGGGCTACTGCGAGCACGTCGTCGCGCACGCCAAGGTGGCCGTGGAGCGCGACTACGTCCCCTTGCCGCCCATCTCCGCGGTGCGCACCAACCTGGTCCAGGTCTTCGTCAACCTCATCACCAACGCCTGCCACGCCATGACGGCCGGGGGAAAAGTGGTGCTGTCCACCGGGCGCGAGGGCGAGGACGCGGTGGTGCGGGTGAGCGACACGGGCACGGGCATCGACCCGAAGCACCTGGGCCACATCTTCGATCCCTTCTTCACCACGAAGGAGGAGGGCAAGGGCACGGGGCTGGGGCTCTCCATCGTGCAGGGCATCGTGGAGAGCCACGGGGGCCGCATCACCGTGGACAGCACGCTGGGCCAGGGCACCGTGTTCATCCTGCGGCTGCCCCTGGCCAAGCCCTGA
- a CDS encoding queuosine precursor transporter, whose product MKLDTRLRLFVVLAGVFITSLVVGDIIGVKLFEVKLGPILAVMSAGMLPFPVTFLLTDILNEFYGKKAARFITWVGFGMAVFAFAVINIAQGIDWAPLTRAPDYLGTSEGSFNNVFGGSQRILVASMIAYLIGQFSDIAVFNLLKRKSNNRHLWLRATGSTLVSQFIDTVVVQIIAWTGVLPTEVIIRIVLTSYVVKLLVAVGLTPFIYAGHALVERRLGIHPVKLGPDGEPIDESPVSPLQEGPGRVA is encoded by the coding sequence ATGAAACTGGATACGCGGCTTCGGCTCTTCGTGGTGCTGGCGGGGGTGTTCATCACCTCGCTGGTCGTGGGCGACATCATCGGGGTGAAGCTCTTCGAGGTGAAGCTGGGCCCCATCCTCGCGGTCATGTCCGCGGGCATGTTGCCGTTTCCGGTGACGTTCCTGCTCACCGACATCCTCAATGAGTTCTACGGCAAGAAGGCCGCCCGGTTCATCACCTGGGTGGGCTTTGGCATGGCGGTGTTCGCCTTCGCCGTCATCAACATCGCCCAGGGCATCGATTGGGCACCCCTCACGCGCGCGCCGGACTACCTGGGCACCTCCGAGGGCTCGTTCAACAACGTCTTCGGCGGCTCGCAGCGCATCCTCGTCGCGTCGATGATCGCCTACCTGATCGGCCAGTTCAGCGACATCGCCGTCTTCAACCTGCTCAAGCGCAAGTCGAACAACCGCCACCTGTGGCTGCGGGCCACGGGCTCCACGCTGGTGTCGCAGTTCATCGACACGGTGGTGGTGCAGATCATCGCCTGGACGGGGGTGCTCCCCACCGAGGTCATCATCCGCATCGTGCTGACCTCCTATGTGGTGAAGCTGCTGGTGGCCGTGGGCCTCACGCCCTTCATCTACGCGGGCCATGCCCTGGTGGAGCGCCGGCTGGGAATCCATCCGGTCAAGCTGGGGCCTGACGGTGAGCCGATCGATGAGTCCCCCGTGAGCCCCCTGCAGGAGGGCCCGGGCCGCGTGGCCTGA
- a CDS encoding DUF3943 domain-containing protein, whose translation MMSGLLLALALSSTPEPPRAAPDAPVRTWLVPALHSAGLMAAMRTSLSLLWPRDFDPSRFRENFRQLRRGYSRPPHFDAHQRALEWDGDSWLINTVGHGLFGAEVYARSRQCGHGPGASLLATTLVSTTWEYGVEAFHKQPSAQDLVWTPLVGALLGEGRFQLHRHVRDGGGAPGPARTLLLFLIDPLGEAERRALGTRC comes from the coding sequence ATGATGTCTGGTCTGCTCCTAGCCCTGGCGCTGTCCTCCACACCCGAGCCTCCCCGGGCCGCGCCGGACGCGCCGGTCCGCACCTGGCTCGTGCCCGCGCTCCACTCCGCGGGCCTCATGGCCGCCATGCGCACCTCGCTCTCGCTGCTCTGGCCCCGCGACTTCGACCCCAGCCGGTTCCGGGAGAACTTCCGCCAGCTGCGCCGCGGCTACTCGCGCCCTCCCCACTTCGATGCGCACCAACGCGCGCTGGAGTGGGATGGGGACTCCTGGCTCATCAACACGGTGGGCCACGGCCTCTTCGGCGCCGAGGTCTATGCACGCAGCCGCCAGTGCGGCCATGGCCCAGGGGCCTCCCTGCTGGCCACCACCCTGGTCTCCACCACCTGGGAGTACGGCGTGGAGGCCTTTCACAAGCAGCCCTCCGCCCAGGACCTGGTCTGGACGCCGCTGGTGGGGGCCTTGCTCGGCGAGGGCCGCTTCCAGCTCCATCGCCACGTGCGGGACGGAGGCGGCGCCCCCGGCCCCGCGCGCACCTTGCTCCTCTTCCTGATCGATCCCCTGGGAGAGGCCGAGCGCCGCGCGCTGGGCACCCGCTGCTGA
- a CDS encoding LuxR C-terminal-related transcriptional regulator, which produces MESGDRTFLADLQRQIDTVEPGAEVLPPLTAMLREGLRAERTLAYGVTMGVEQYGAGFCHGAGFVPGTELFHTLDGFLRQRPSPWGYFDPARPVTAQRNRVLHFRPPAQEEAREAPLHEAGAASWKRLGIGPDQAIVVQERVSQAGLALYRQLGMDTLFQLRALVCEGPALLSWIGALRAEPFTPREQRLFQRLVPMLQRRLQLEARWREARLLHSALDAALEALGQPAFVLSNTHQVVHANAAGRARAEQSTPTLVEAIRRHGRGEPVPADIAVTALRVPGLAPHYLIVDKSTLAQASARVRLLAGRWELTTREEQVLEHIVQGQSNRAIAAQLGCSERTVEVHVTHVLSKAWVESRSALIAKFFQSP; this is translated from the coding sequence ATGGAATCCGGGGATAGGACATTCCTGGCAGACCTCCAGCGTCAGATCGACACGGTGGAGCCGGGTGCGGAGGTTCTTCCGCCGCTCACGGCGATGCTGCGCGAGGGACTGCGGGCCGAGCGCACCCTGGCCTACGGCGTGACGATGGGCGTGGAGCAGTACGGGGCCGGATTCTGCCACGGGGCGGGGTTTGTCCCCGGAACGGAGCTGTTCCACACCCTGGACGGCTTCCTGCGCCAGCGGCCCTCGCCCTGGGGCTATTTCGATCCGGCCCGGCCCGTCACGGCCCAGCGCAACCGGGTGCTGCACTTCCGCCCTCCCGCGCAGGAGGAAGCGCGCGAGGCCCCCCTGCACGAGGCCGGCGCGGCCTCCTGGAAGCGGCTGGGCATCGGCCCGGACCAGGCCATCGTCGTCCAGGAGCGGGTGAGCCAGGCGGGCCTCGCGCTCTACCGCCAGCTCGGGATGGACACCCTGTTCCAGCTCCGGGCGCTCGTGTGCGAGGGCCCCGCGTTGCTGTCCTGGATCGGCGCCCTGCGCGCCGAGCCCTTCACCCCCCGCGAGCAGCGGCTGTTCCAGCGCCTGGTGCCCATGCTGCAACGGCGGCTCCAGCTGGAGGCGCGGTGGCGCGAGGCGCGGCTGCTCCACTCGGCGCTGGACGCGGCGCTGGAGGCGCTCGGCCAGCCCGCCTTCGTGCTCTCCAACACCCACCAGGTGGTTCACGCCAACGCCGCGGGCCGGGCCCGCGCGGAGCAAAGCACCCCCACCCTCGTGGAGGCCATCCGGCGGCACGGCCGGGGGGAGCCCGTCCCGGCGGACATCGCCGTCACGGCCCTGCGGGTGCCCGGGCTGGCCCCGCACTACCTGATCGTGGACAAGAGCACCCTCGCGCAGGCGAGCGCCCGGGTCCGCCTCCTCGCCGGGCGCTGGGAGCTCACCACGCGTGAGGAGCAGGTGCTCGAACACATTGTCCAGGGCCAGAGCAACCGGGCCATCGCCGCACAGTTGGGATGTTCAGAACGGACGGTGGAGGTACACGTCACCCACGTTCTGAGCAAAGCATGGGTCGAGAGCCGCTCGGCCCTCATCGCGAAATTCTTCCAATCCCCTTGA
- a CDS encoding dienelactone hydrolase family protein — MAETSKLTAKDGTEVPGALSEAPGGKASGAVILVHEWWGLNGHIRGVADRLAQEGFTVFAVDLFQGKVAKDPATAQQYMNALDWKQAEVALLRAAEALRQRQPGTKVGITGFCLGGALALFGAAKDPGLAACVPFYGIPGDDKADVTKIRAPVLGHFANQDDFCSPDRVNALEAKLKGTNVPAELHRYDAQHAFFNDTRPEVYSPQNAGTAWRRTVDFLHAKLG; from the coding sequence ATGGCGGAGACCTCGAAGCTGACCGCGAAGGACGGAACCGAAGTGCCGGGCGCTCTGAGCGAGGCCCCCGGAGGCAAAGCCTCCGGCGCGGTGATCCTCGTCCACGAGTGGTGGGGGCTGAACGGCCACATCCGCGGCGTGGCGGACCGGCTGGCCCAAGAGGGCTTCACCGTCTTCGCGGTGGACCTCTTCCAGGGCAAGGTGGCCAAGGACCCGGCCACCGCCCAGCAGTACATGAACGCACTCGACTGGAAGCAGGCGGAGGTGGCGCTGCTCCGCGCCGCCGAGGCCCTGCGCCAGCGCCAGCCCGGCACGAAGGTGGGCATCACCGGCTTCTGCCTGGGCGGGGCGCTCGCGCTCTTCGGCGCGGCGAAGGACCCTGGGCTCGCCGCCTGCGTCCCCTTCTACGGCATCCCCGGCGACGACAAGGCGGATGTGACGAAGATCCGCGCCCCGGTGCTGGGCCACTTCGCCAACCAGGACGACTTCTGCTCTCCGGACCGGGTGAATGCCCTGGAGGCGAAGCTGAAGGGCACGAACGTGCCCGCGGAGCTCCACCGCTACGACGCCCAGCACGCCTTCTTCAACGACACGCGCCCCGAGGTCTACTCGCCCCAGAACGCCGGGACGGCCTGGCGGCGGACGGTGGACTTCCTCCACGCGAAGCTGGGCTAG
- a CDS encoding SDR family oxidoreductase: MATAFVTGAGIRVGRAVARALGQAGYELALHAHRSSQELEALAEELRGQGGRVTLYSADLSNPREVDALGARVRAAHPVLDVAVHNAGLYERVAFEAITRAQYQRMLGVNLDAPFFLTQALLPALRAAPAPLVVNITDIGGERAVSHFAHYSVSKAALIMFTRALAVELAPQVRVNAISPGAVILPEFFDAAERQDVLQRIPLQREGSGEDIARTVLFLAREAPYITGQVFAVDGGRSAVL, encoded by the coding sequence ATGGCGACCGCGTTCGTGACAGGGGCTGGCATCCGGGTGGGCCGTGCGGTGGCACGGGCCCTGGGCCAGGCAGGGTATGAGCTGGCGCTCCACGCGCACCGCTCGTCCCAGGAACTGGAGGCCCTCGCCGAGGAGTTGCGCGGCCAGGGAGGCCGCGTCACCCTCTACTCGGCGGATCTCTCGAATCCCCGCGAGGTGGATGCGCTGGGCGCGCGCGTGCGCGCCGCCCACCCCGTGCTGGATGTCGCCGTGCACAACGCCGGCCTGTACGAGCGGGTGGCCTTCGAGGCCATCACCCGGGCGCAGTACCAGCGGATGCTGGGGGTGAACCTGGATGCGCCCTTCTTCCTCACCCAGGCGCTGCTGCCCGCCCTGCGCGCGGCCCCCGCGCCGCTCGTGGTGAACATCACCGACATTGGCGGCGAGCGCGCGGTGAGCCACTTCGCGCACTACTCGGTGAGCAAGGCGGCGCTCATCATGTTCACCCGGGCGCTGGCGGTGGAGCTCGCCCCCCAGGTGCGCGTCAACGCGATTTCCCCGGGAGCCGTGATTCTGCCCGAGTTCTTCGACGCGGCGGAGCGGCAGGACGTGCTCCAGCGCATCCCCCTGCAACGGGAGGGCAGCGGAGAGGACATCGCGAGGACGGTGCTCTTCCTGGCGCGCGAGGCCCCGTACATCACCGGGCAGGTGTTCGCGGTGGACGGCGGCCGGAGCGCGGTGCTCTGA
- a CDS encoding PAS domain S-box protein, protein MRATERVGLRVVDSPAEAVIILVDLTSAGSGPALASLLSGNGAFHALLLALVDPGEDAFASLEPLRPADVITSAVPHELAYRLQRLAERYREREEQAQLQKDLSLLLEFTADYAESLDVGALLHDVTRRLALRLDISRASLVMLDRDEGIIVASSDDPALKNRRIELARYPEIREVVRTGRPVMVENAPTHPLLEGVQRAVAAQGIHAIAALPLPIRGEVRGVLLVRAAGQRRTFSGREIDFLTTVAHATAIALRNASVLQDMRGQTEREKSARIAAEEQAAALRTYHLFFANVSEGVAILDDKACVLSLNPAGAMLLDTTPNEARGRHLHQLTHPVDDGVLMEMVACAGRGETRAGVDVGVSTQAGRQLTLPLSAAPLRDSGAATILSFRDVTHARRLADELRHTKDFLERLIDSSVDAIIAADMQGRIILFNKGAEAILDYTAQEVLGTMTIRQLYPAGVAERIMAQLRSPDFGGRGRLSMCRQDVVNRARELVPVNMTASILYEGGREVASVGIFTDLRDRMQLERKLSDVETRLEESEKSAVIVALAGTAAHELNQPLTSVMGYAELLKRKLKPEDFAFKPVDIIYREAERMAEIVRKIGKITRYETKTYMGTQRILDLDKASSHEE, encoded by the coding sequence CTGCGCGCCACGGAGCGGGTGGGGCTGCGCGTGGTGGACAGCCCCGCCGAGGCCGTCATCATCCTGGTGGACCTCACCTCCGCCGGCAGCGGCCCCGCGCTCGCCTCGCTGCTGTCGGGCAACGGCGCCTTCCACGCGCTGCTGCTGGCGCTGGTGGACCCGGGCGAGGATGCCTTCGCCTCGCTGGAGCCGCTGCGGCCCGCGGACGTGATTACCAGCGCGGTGCCGCACGAGCTGGCCTACCGGCTCCAGCGCCTGGCCGAGCGCTACCGCGAGCGCGAGGAGCAGGCCCAGCTCCAGAAGGACCTGTCGCTGCTCCTGGAGTTCACCGCGGACTACGCCGAGAGCCTCGATGTGGGGGCGCTCCTGCACGACGTGACGCGGCGGCTGGCGCTGCGGCTGGACATCTCCCGCGCCTCGCTGGTGATGCTGGACCGGGACGAGGGCATCATCGTCGCCTCCAGCGATGACCCGGCCCTGAAGAACCGGCGCATCGAGCTGGCGCGCTACCCGGAGATCCGCGAGGTGGTGCGCACTGGCCGCCCGGTGATGGTGGAGAACGCGCCCACCCACCCGCTGCTGGAGGGCGTGCAGCGCGCCGTGGCCGCCCAGGGCATCCACGCCATCGCCGCGCTGCCCTTGCCCATCCGGGGCGAGGTGCGCGGCGTGCTGCTGGTGCGGGCCGCAGGCCAGCGCCGCACCTTCTCCGGGCGGGAGATCGACTTCCTGACGACCGTGGCGCACGCCACCGCCATCGCGCTGCGCAACGCCAGCGTGCTCCAGGACATGCGCGGGCAGACCGAGCGCGAGAAGTCCGCGCGCATCGCCGCCGAGGAGCAGGCGGCCGCGCTGCGCACCTACCACCTGTTCTTCGCCAACGTGAGCGAGGGGGTGGCCATCCTGGATGACAAGGCGTGCGTGCTCAGCCTCAACCCGGCGGGCGCCATGCTGCTGGACACCACGCCCAACGAGGCCCGGGGCCGGCACCTGCACCAGCTCACGCACCCGGTGGACGACGGGGTGCTCATGGAGATGGTGGCCTGCGCGGGGCGCGGGGAGACGCGCGCGGGCGTGGATGTCGGCGTGAGCACCCAGGCGGGCCGGCAGCTCACGCTGCCCCTGTCCGCGGCGCCCCTGCGCGACAGCGGCGCGGCCACCATCCTCTCCTTCCGGGACGTGACGCACGCGCGGCGCCTGGCCGACGAGCTGCGCCACACCAAGGACTTCCTGGAGCGGCTCATCGACTCGTCCGTGGACGCCATCATCGCCGCGGACATGCAGGGGCGCATCATCCTCTTCAACAAGGGGGCGGAGGCCATCCTGGACTACACCGCCCAGGAGGTGCTGGGGACGATGACCATCCGCCAGCTCTACCCGGCCGGGGTCGCCGAGCGCATCATGGCCCAGCTGCGCAGCCCGGACTTCGGGGGCCGGGGCCGGCTGTCCATGTGCCGCCAGGACGTGGTCAACCGCGCCCGGGAGCTCGTGCCGGTGAACATGACGGCCTCCATCCTCTACGAGGGGGGCCGGGAGGTGGCCAGCGTGGGCATCTTCACGGACCTGCGCGACCGCATGCAGCTGGAGCGCAAGCTGTCGGACGTGGAGACGCGGCTGGAGGAGAGCGAGAAGAGCGCCGTCATCGTGGCCCTGGCGGGCACCGCCGCCCACGAGCTCAACCAGCCGCTCACCTCGGTGATGGGCTACGCGGAGCTGCTCAAGCGCAAGCTCAAGCCCGAGGACTTCGCCTTCAAACCCGTGGACATCATCTACCGCGAGGCCGAACGCATGGCGGAGATCGTCCGGAAGATCGGCAAGATTACCCGCTACGAGACCAAGACCTATATGGGCACGCAGCGCATCCTCGATCTCGACAAGGCCTCCTCTCATGAAGAGTGA
- a CDS encoding DUF5011 domain-containing protein, producing MGLHFNKSWKILIGTLGVSLVGCGGEALETPESLKQATQGVEGAVTLTLNGGTELNLECGVDAWSDPGATATDGDGGPLTVQSYNSGNDGFGPGPQASAEGTYYVSYLAHDADWNLAEGLRTVNVRDTLAPTLTLAGETDITHACGSNWVEPGYSASDACYGNLTLSVAVTNDVNGWSEGTYTVTYEVRDSAGHTASASRTVTVVDCPVYE from the coding sequence ATGGGCCTGCACTTCAACAAGAGCTGGAAGATTCTGATCGGAACGTTGGGCGTGTCGCTGGTGGGCTGTGGCGGAGAGGCCCTGGAGACGCCGGAGTCCCTGAAACAGGCCACGCAGGGGGTGGAGGGGGCCGTCACCCTGACGCTCAATGGGGGAACGGAGCTGAACCTGGAGTGCGGTGTGGACGCCTGGTCCGACCCGGGCGCCACGGCCACCGATGGCGACGGCGGGCCGCTGACGGTGCAATCCTATAACTCGGGCAATGATGGCTTCGGTCCGGGGCCCCAGGCGAGCGCGGAGGGCACGTATTACGTCTCGTACCTGGCCCACGACGCCGACTGGAACCTCGCGGAGGGCCTGCGGACCGTGAACGTGCGCGACACCCTGGCCCCCACGCTGACGCTGGCCGGTGAGACGGACATCACCCACGCGTGCGGCAGCAACTGGGTGGAGCCGGGCTACAGCGCGTCGGATGCCTGCTACGGGAACCTGACGCTGTCCGTGGCCGTCACCAACGACGTGAACGGCTGGAGCGAGGGCACCTACACGGTGACGTACGAGGTGCGGGACAGCGCGGGCCACACCGCGTCGGCCTCGCGCACCGTGACGGTCGTCGACTGCCCCGTGTACGAGTAG